The following proteins come from a genomic window of Acidobacteriota bacterium:
- a CDS encoding HD domain-containing phosphohydrolase, which produces MIEPRLNLQLGLPSALPKDGEIEDLRRRLSEVEKLLEISGEIGRTLDLDRLLDLALVRAEEVCHAETSSIWELDEERQELFFRVVRGKAAPGIRGLRVPVGEGIVGAVAASGQPEIVNDVSSDSRWRGEPLQGFETRSLLTVPLGVQRRVVGVMQLLNPVDAEGFTLGDLWRMNVFAGPLAQAIDNARLFAERKRQFFDTVTALAEATELRDPYTGGHSNRVTAYSLLLGSELGLGVTELEELMLTATLHDVGKLATPDSILRKPAPLSTQEKEVMRRHPADGAEMLAKIHGLRHVVPAVRAHHEHIDGGGYPDGLRDQEIPYSARILAVADAFDAMVTERPYRQGLAPVEAARRIVSGAGTQFWEPAVEAFDQLFDGDRWVLDHGRRLGRGFLGLSTGREL; this is translated from the coding sequence ATGATCGAGCCGCGCCTCAACCTGCAGCTCGGCCTCCCGTCGGCACTGCCCAAGGACGGCGAGATCGAGGATCTCCGCCGTCGCCTGTCGGAGGTCGAGAAGCTCCTCGAGATCAGCGGTGAGATCGGTCGCACCCTCGACCTCGACCGGCTCCTCGACCTCGCCCTGGTGCGAGCCGAGGAAGTGTGCCACGCCGAAACCAGCTCTATCTGGGAGCTCGACGAGGAGCGCCAGGAGCTCTTCTTCCGGGTGGTGCGCGGCAAGGCGGCCCCCGGCATTCGGGGACTGCGGGTGCCGGTCGGGGAAGGCATCGTCGGGGCGGTGGCGGCGAGCGGTCAGCCGGAGATCGTCAACGACGTGTCTTCCGATTCGCGCTGGCGCGGCGAGCCCCTGCAGGGCTTCGAAACCCGCTCCCTGCTGACCGTGCCGTTGGGCGTTCAGCGGCGCGTGGTCGGCGTCATGCAGCTACTCAATCCGGTGGATGCGGAAGGCTTCACCCTTGGCGACCTGTGGCGCATGAACGTCTTCGCCGGTCCTCTCGCCCAGGCGATCGACAACGCCCGTCTGTTCGCCGAGCGCAAACGCCAGTTCTTCGACACGGTGACGGCCCTGGCGGAAGCGACGGAGCTGCGGGATCCCTATACCGGCGGCCATTCGAATCGCGTCACCGCCTACTCGCTGCTGTTGGGAAGCGAGCTGGGCTTGGGGGTCACGGAGCTCGAAGAGCTGATGCTGACCGCCACGCTGCACGATGTCGGCAAGCTGGCGACGCCGGACTCGATTCTGCGCAAGCCGGCGCCGCTGTCGACGCAGGAGAAGGAGGTCATGCGGCGACACCCCGCCGATGGCGCCGAAATGCTCGCCAAGATCCACGGCCTGCGGCACGTCGTCCCGGCGGTGCGCGCCCACCACGAGCACATCGATGGCGGGGGCTATCCGGACGGCTTGCGCGACCAGGAGATCCCCTACTCGGCGCGCATCCTGGCGGTCGCCGATGCCTTCGACGCGATGGTGACGGAACGTCCCTACCGCCAGGGGCTGGCGCCGGTGGAGGCGGCGCGGCGAATCGTCTCCGGCGCCGGCACGCAGTTCTGGGAGCCGGCCGTCGAGGCCTTTGACCAGCTCTTCGACGGTGATCGCTGGGTCCTCGACCACGGTCGTCGGCTCGGGCGCGGCTTCCTCGGTCTCTCCACCGGCCGCGAACTCTGA